A single region of the Triticum dicoccoides isolate Atlit2015 ecotype Zavitan chromosome 2B, WEW_v2.0, whole genome shotgun sequence genome encodes:
- the LOC119366618 gene encoding uncharacterized protein LOC119366618 translates to MILYVQMSCDDDSDDDNQYELKKKLICLHSEHMSVICEGATKIVGKYCSSWIMKNEPRKSILTGFGWLQETIGTPGETFTMFRMKTRVFFELHDLLVKDYGLGYSPFVSSYESLAMFLWTLGGCESNRRTQNRFKHSPDTIHRKFHEVLHCVVRMSCHYLKPKDLNFHTVHQRILGDKRAYPHMKDCIGAIDGTHIRASIPEDKQIRYIGRTGAVTQNVMAICDFDMHFTYASIGQPGSMHDTSVLFHAMHADKATFPHPPKDKYYLVDAGYPNRKGYLAPYKGERYHVPDFHRGVPPNTPKEKFNRLHSSKCNCIERAFGVWKMKWQILLKMPSYSIETQKMIVAATMTLHNYVRFHDEEDIHFVRCDRDPDYVPTILERYKKFAVPSHASDTSTTAENGEDMDVFRQELATAIALSW, encoded by the exons ATGATTCTGTATGTGCagatgtcatgtgatgatgatagtgatgatgacaacCAATATGAATTGAAGAAAAAATTGATTTGTCTTCATTCCGAGCATATGTCGGTCATTTGTGAAGGAGCAACAAAAATAGTTGGAAAGTATTGCAGTAGTTGGATCATGAAGAATGAGCCTAGGAAATCTATCTTGACAGGATTTGGATGGTTGCAAGAGACTATTGGAACACCAGGGGAGACCTTTACAATGTTCAGAATGAAGACAAGAGTTTTCTTTGAGCTTCATGACTTGTTGGTGAAGGACTATGGGCTCGGTTATTCTCCATTTGTTAGCAGCTACGAGTCTCTTGCTATGTTCTTGTGGACCTTGGGGGGTTGTGAATCAAATAGAAGGACCCAAAACCGTTTCAAACATTCACCTGACACTATCCACCGCAAGTTCCATGAGGTACTGCATTGTGTGGTCAGGATGTCTTGTCACTACCTCAAGCCGAAAGACCTCAATTTTCACACTGTGCATCAAAGGATCCTTGGTGATAAACGAGCATATCCACACATGAAAGACTGCATTGGTGCAATAGATGGGACTCACATTAGAGCTTCAATTCCAGAAGACAAGCAAATCAGATATATTGGAAGGACAGGCGCAGTCACTCAGAATGTGATGGCAATATGTGACTTTGATATGCATTTCACTTATGCTTCAATTGGACAACCTGGTTCTATGCATGACACAAGTGTGCTATTTCATGCAATGCATGCGGACAAGGCCACCTTCCCCCATCCTCCAAAGG ACAAGTACTACCTTGTGGATGCTGGCTATCCTAATAGAAAGGGATATCTCGCACCGTACAAAGGCGAAAGATATCATGTGCCTGACTTTCATAGAGGTGTTCCACCCAATACTCCTAAAGAAAAGTTCAATAGGCTTCACTCGTCCAAATGCAATTGCATAGAGAGAGCCTTTGGAGTGTGGAAGATGAAATGGCAGATTCTTCTAAAGATGCCAAGCTACTCCATCGAAACACAAAAGATGATTGTTGCTGCTACTATGACTTTGCACAACTATGTTCGCTTCCATGATGAAGAAGATATTCACTTTGTTCGATGTGACAGGGACCCGGACTATGTGCCAACAATTCTGGAACGATACAAGAAATTTGCTGTTCCTTCACACGCATCGGATACATCAACTACAGCGGAAAATGGTGAAGACATGGATGTGTTTAGGCAAGAACTAGCTACAGCCATTGCTCTAAGTTGGTGA